The Candidatus Angelobacter sp. genome window below encodes:
- a CDS encoding cupin domain-containing protein has product MSSRIVASPLAGRVVGSINDAFVLAEWRDAGGPADPPRLIAPPHIHHSDDEAWYVLEGTLCVRAGEDEFEARAGSSVFVPRGTPHTYWNPAPVPVRYLLVMTANIFRLIEEIHTMSDRTPSALRAVFRKYDSELLDP; this is encoded by the coding sequence ATGAGTTCACGAATCGTCGCATCGCCGCTCGCCGGACGGGTCGTCGGGTCGATCAACGACGCTTTTGTGCTGGCTGAATGGCGGGATGCCGGCGGACCCGCGGATCCGCCGCGTCTCATCGCTCCACCGCACATCCATCACAGCGACGACGAAGCCTGGTACGTGCTTGAGGGCACCTTGTGCGTCCGAGCGGGTGAAGATGAATTTGAAGCGCGCGCGGGTTCGAGCGTGTTCGTTCCACGCGGCACGCCCCATACCTACTGGAATCCTGCGCCGGTCCCTGTTCGCTATCTGCTCGTCATGACCGCGAATATTTTCCGGCTGATTGAGGAGATTCATACAATGTCAGATCGGACTCCCTCCGCCCTTCGAGCTGTGTTCAGGAAATACGATTCCGAACTTCTCGATCCGTAG
- a CDS encoding sugar phosphate isomerase/epimerase, producing the protein MNRRQFIQRGALSVAALPFAAAAAESRTGAKGKIRVGCLSWCFHSLSPGVDPEPAIDLIGEMGFDGIELIVTARKDVREFWTDTRVDRLKQKLDRYKLRVSQFVMFQPVVEGLSSTQRDVREQALDYFEGGCRVGKRFEATIINIVAPWALELKGPTYYLPRYYDIEKPKPDEKFHIDVAAGFDFERVWNGFVATVRDCLTCAKSHGLKFSIENHTHTLVPGADAFLRLWDAIRDPALGSNLDVGWVQLEREYPPVALDKLKGHVMNLHMRDIDGLMHLFPPFGDGVMDIRAIIETLKQTGFEGYASIEQDQHPGDRDIKETCQRYLKIMREYIG; encoded by the coding sequence ATGAACCGACGCCAATTTATTCAAAGGGGCGCCCTCTCCGTTGCGGCGCTGCCTTTCGCGGCTGCCGCAGCCGAATCGCGTACCGGCGCAAAGGGCAAGATCAGGGTTGGTTGTTTGAGCTGGTGTTTCCACAGCCTCTCACCCGGCGTCGATCCCGAGCCGGCCATCGACCTCATCGGTGAAATGGGATTTGACGGCATCGAGTTGATCGTCACCGCCCGCAAGGACGTAAGGGAGTTCTGGACGGACACCCGCGTGGACCGTCTCAAGCAGAAACTTGACCGGTATAAACTTCGAGTGTCGCAATTTGTCATGTTCCAGCCGGTGGTTGAAGGACTGTCCAGCACGCAACGCGATGTCCGGGAACAGGCCCTCGATTATTTCGAAGGAGGTTGCCGGGTAGGAAAAAGATTTGAAGCCACAATCATCAACATCGTCGCGCCGTGGGCGCTCGAATTGAAGGGCCCGACGTATTACCTGCCACGCTACTACGATATCGAGAAGCCAAAGCCGGATGAGAAATTCCACATTGACGTCGCCGCTGGTTTCGATTTTGAGCGGGTATGGAACGGGTTTGTTGCGACCGTCAGGGATTGCCTCACGTGTGCGAAATCACACGGACTTAAATTCTCGATTGAAAATCACACCCATACGCTTGTGCCGGGGGCGGACGCGTTTCTGCGGCTGTGGGACGCGATTCGCGATCCCGCGCTGGGCAGCAACCTCGACGTCGGATGGGTGCAGCTCGAGCGCGAGTACCCGCCCGTGGCGCTTGACAAGCTCAAAGGGCACGTGATGAACCTGCACATGCGTGACATCGACGGTCTCATGCACCTGTTCCCGCCGTTCGGTGACGGTGTCATGGACATCCGCGCCATCATCGAAACGCTGAAGCAGACCGGCTTCGAGGGCTATGCCTCCATCGAACAGGACCAGCATCCCGGCGATCGCGACATCAAGGAAACCTGTCAGCGGTATTTGAAAATAATGCGTGAATATATTGGTTGA
- the ggt gene encoding gamma-glutamyltransferase, producing MKSSWLERGYAAFVIALVVRSTPFARSESAHGFVATVHPVATEAAIAAFRNGGNAIDAAVAAALTLGVVDGHDSGIGGGCFMLIRLVDGTFVAIDGRETAPAAATRDMFVRDGKAVADLSLTGPLAAGMPGALAVYDYAERRYGKLSLKELLLPAARIAENGFALDRSYAVRLAASAKELSMFEAARAAFLPDGRPKKAGEILRLPDLAKTYRSVATDGVDWFYRGPFARATAAWMRRNGGLLKVEDFRNYRAKIRDPIVTTYRGCQIVGFPPPSSGGVHVAQILNILENFDLKSMGANSADFVHVVTESMKLAFADRAYWLGDPDFVKVPRGLASKEYAATLAKRIDLHRATPVSQQGTPPGAGEDIFNGHTTHFSTADTRGNWVACTATVNTSFGCKVVVPGTGVVLNNQMDDFSAQPGATNYFGLVGAEANAIAPGKRPLSSMSPTIVLKDGKPILSVGAAGGPTIISQTVLAIIQTIDFGMDPAAALAQPRFHHQWKPDELVIEKSIGEQVLRELEKRGHKLKLVDSLGAAQAVGIGAKDKGLTGAHDPRVDGKAAGW from the coding sequence ATGAAATCGTCATGGTTGGAGCGCGGATATGCGGCTTTCGTGATCGCACTGGTGGTGCGCAGCACTCCATTTGCGCGCAGCGAATCGGCGCATGGATTCGTGGCCACTGTGCATCCGGTCGCGACCGAAGCCGCCATTGCGGCCTTCAGGAACGGAGGCAACGCCATTGACGCGGCGGTGGCAGCGGCGCTGACGCTGGGGGTCGTGGATGGTCACGACTCCGGTATTGGCGGAGGTTGTTTTATGCTGATCCGGCTGGTTGACGGGACGTTTGTCGCCATTGATGGCCGTGAAACGGCTCCCGCCGCCGCGACTCGCGACATGTTCGTGCGAGATGGCAAGGCGGTTGCCGATCTGAGCTTGACCGGGCCACTGGCAGCAGGCATGCCGGGAGCACTGGCGGTTTACGACTACGCGGAGCGCCGCTACGGAAAGCTTTCGTTGAAAGAGCTTCTCCTGCCGGCAGCGAGAATTGCCGAAAACGGTTTTGCGCTCGACCGAAGTTATGCGGTGCGCCTTGCTGCGAGCGCAAAGGAATTGAGCATGTTTGAAGCCGCGCGCGCGGCGTTTCTGCCCGACGGCCGGCCTAAAAAGGCGGGTGAGATTCTGCGGCTGCCGGACCTTGCAAAAACCTATCGGTCGGTTGCGACGGATGGCGTTGACTGGTTCTACCGCGGTCCTTTCGCGCGTGCGACCGCCGCCTGGATGCGGCGGAATGGCGGTTTGCTGAAGGTCGAAGATTTTCGAAATTATCGCGCGAAAATTCGCGACCCGATCGTCACGACCTATCGCGGCTGTCAAATCGTCGGGTTTCCTCCACCCAGCTCCGGTGGTGTTCACGTTGCTCAGATCCTCAACATCTTGGAGAACTTCGACCTCAAGTCGATGGGCGCGAATTCCGCGGACTTTGTCCATGTCGTGACAGAGTCGATGAAACTGGCATTTGCCGACCGCGCGTATTGGCTCGGTGATCCTGATTTCGTGAAAGTTCCCCGCGGACTCGCCTCAAAAGAATACGCGGCGACCCTCGCGAAACGAATTGATCTGCATCGCGCGACGCCTGTATCCCAACAGGGAACACCACCGGGCGCGGGAGAGGACATTTTCAACGGGCATACGACTCATTTCTCAACCGCCGACACCCGGGGCAACTGGGTCGCCTGCACTGCGACGGTCAACACGTCGTTCGGTTGCAAGGTCGTCGTGCCCGGAACGGGCGTCGTGCTGAACAATCAAATGGACGACTTTTCGGCGCAGCCCGGGGCCACAAATTACTTCGGCCTGGTTGGCGCGGAAGCAAACGCAATAGCGCCAGGAAAACGCCCGCTGTCGAGCATGTCACCAACGATCGTCCTCAAGGACGGCAAACCGATTCTGTCCGTCGGCGCGGCGGGCGGGCCGACCATCATCAGCCAGACGGTGCTGGCGATCATTCAAACCATTGACTTCGGCATGGATCCGGCAGCAGCACTTGCTCAACCGCGATTTCACCACCAATGGAAGCCGGACGAACTGGTGATCGAAAAGAGCATCGGCGAACAAGTGCTGCGGGAACTCGAGAAGCGCGGCCACAAACTCAAGCTCGTTGATTCGCTCGGCGCGGCGCAGGCGGTCGGTATAGGCGCGAAGGACAAGGGCCTTACGGGCGCGCACGATCCGCGCGTGGATGGCAAAGCGGCCGGGTGGTAG